A part of Larimichthys crocea isolate SSNF chromosome VII, L_crocea_2.0, whole genome shotgun sequence genomic DNA contains:
- the sik2b gene encoding serine/threonine-protein kinase SIK2, whose product MVMADSVQKPMIRGPVRVGFYDIERTLGKGNFAVVKLARHRITKTEVAIKIIDKTQLDAVNLEKIYREVQIMKMLDHPHIIKLYQVMETKNMLYLVTEYAKNGEIFDYLAKHGRLSELEARRKFWQILSAVEYCHNRNIVHRDLKAENLLLDGHMNIKIADFGFGNFFQPGEPLATWCGSPPYAAPEVFEGQQYEGPQLDIWSMGVVLYVLVCGALPFDGPTLPVLRQRVLEGRFRIPYFMTEDCEHLIRRMLVLDPSKRLSVAQIKEHKWMALYVPVQRPVLYQQPLSTEGEAGVGEYSEQVLRLMHSLGIDQHKTIESLQNKSYNHFAAIYYLLVERLKAHRCSFPVEQRLDARQRRPSTIAEQTVVKSTSGSAQVGLLPQGVRMLRSPAVPQASSDAFTFPQTACPLEQNFMVEDVNTPKVNGCLLDPLPPPTVLRKSSTSSPSNMMETSIDEGIETEEPDTEDDPPHLLSAYQTARFGQRRHTLSEVTNQPGPSNQGKLFTLGHNPSMGSVDSDIGYDMGSMHSDLGLLEDPPSLGEVVPANSSAPGVPPTPFMSTRPANPAMAALTSQHREAHNRSPISFREGRRASDTSLTQGLVAFRQHLQNLARTKGILELNKVQMLVEQMGSGEGAAMGPMGPQHHLHNLLEGEASKQQEGLALYQGGPHPPLLSRRQSLETQYLTHRLQANVLANSPASCQLFCKETPRSLEQQLQEHRLHQKRMYLQQSQGVGLQAYFNQMQIAEGSYPTGSPALDPAASQSSPQGPTMSAAHQPLLQQQGSPQDSPPFSHPHSLSPLMEPGEGLVYDPYMSHHHYTQHLPPGSHLHHQLQHPQPHEASASGLGFSYPLGCEQQVLGHSTEALLPEQYEFPLDPALLPPPAPGEAEAGAVAGVLAGPGQSDSLGLPELQSSLLDSEMMETVDSQHGFVLVN is encoded by the exons gtGATGGAGACGAAGAACATGCTTTACTTAGTCACGGAGTATGCCAAGAATGGGGAGATCTTTG ACTACCTGGCGAAGCACGGCCGCCTCAGCGAGTTGGAGGCCAGGAGGAAGTTCTGGCAAATCCTGTCGGCGGTGGAGTATTGTCACAACCGCAACATCGTCCACAGAGACCTGAAGGCGGAGAATCTGCTGCTGGACGGCCACATGAACATCAAAATTGCAG ATTTTGGATTCGGGAACTTCTTCCAGCCCGGGGAGCCTCTGGCCACGTGGTGCGGCAGCCCTCCTTATGCTGCTCCAGAAGTTTTCGAGGGCCAACAGTACGAAGGTCCACAGCTAGACATCTGG AGTATGGGGGTGGTTCTATATGTGCTGGTGTGTGGTGCGTTGCCCTTTGATGGGCCCACTCTGCCCGTACTTCGACAAAGAGTGCTAGAAGGAAGGTTTCGCATCCCCTACTTCATGACTGAAG ACTGTGAGCACCTGATCCGCAGGATGTTGGTCCTGGATCCATCCAAGCGTCTATCTGTGGCCCAGATCAAGGAGCACAAGTGGATGGCCCTGTATGTTCCCGTACAGAGGCCTGTTTTGTACCAACAGCCTCTGTCCACTGAGGGTGAGGCGGGCGTCGGAGAGTACAGCGAACAGGTCCTTCGCCTGATGCACAGCCTTGGTATCGACCAGCACAAGACTATAGAG TCCCTGCAGAACAAAAGCTACAACCACTTTGCTGCTATCTACTACCTGCTGGTGGAGCGGCTGAAGGCCCACCGCTGCAGCTTCCCCGTCGAACAGCGGCTCGATGCCCGCCAGCGACGGCCAAGCACCATTGCCGAGCAGACTGTCGTCAAG TCGACCAGCGGTTCAGCCCAGGTGGGTTTGCTCCCACAAGGCGTTCGTATGCTGCGCTCACCCGCTGTGCCCCAAGCCTCCTCTGATGCTTTCACCTTCCCCCAGACTGCCTGTCCCCTGGAGCAGAATTTCATGGTGGAGGACGTCAACACGCCTAAA GTGAACGGCTGCCTGCTGGACCCCCTGCCTCCCCCCACTGTCCTCCGCAAGTCCTCCACCTCGTCGCCTAGCAACATGATGGAGACATCGATCGATGAGGGCATCGAGACAGAGGAGCCCGACACAGAGGATGATCCGCCACACCTGCTCTCGGCCTATCAGACAGCTCGGTTCGGCCAGAGGCGACACACCCTCTCTGAGGTGACCAACCAGCCGGGGCCTTCGAACCAAG GTAAATTATTCACTCTAGGCCACAATCCCTCCATGGGCAGCGTGGACTCAGACATCGGCTACGACATGGGCTCCATGCACAGCGACCTCGGCCTGCTGGAGGATCCCCCCTCTCTCGGTGAGGTGGTACCAGCCAACAGCTCTGCCCCCGGCGTCCCCCCTACCCCTTTCATGAGCACACGACCGGCCAACCCAGCGATGGCCGCCCTCACTTCACAGCATAGGGAAGCGCACAACCGCTCCCCCATCAGCTTCAGAGAAGGACGCCGTGCCTCTGACACCTCCCTCACCCAAG GTCTGGTTGCCTTTCGGCAGCACCTCCAGAACTTGGCGAGGACCAAAGGCATCCTGGAGCTGAACAAAGTCCAGATGCTGGTGGAACAGATGGGCTCTGGAGAAGGGGCCGCAATGGGCCCCATGGGACCACAGCACCACTTGCACAACCTCCTGGAG GGCGAGGCATCCAAGCAGCAGGAGGGCCTAGCTTTATACCAAGGTGGGCCGCATCCGCCTCTCCTGTCCCGCAGACAGAGCTTGGAGACACAATACCTCACTCATAGACTACAG GCCAACGTCTTGGCTAACAGTCCTGCTAGCTGCCAACTTTTCTGCAAGGAGACTCCTCGAAGTTTAGAGCAACAGCTGCAGGAACACAG gcTGCACCAGAAGAGGATGTACTTGCAGCAGTCACAGGGCGTGGGGCTGCAGGCTTACTTTAACCAGATGCAGATAGCTGAAGGATCCTACCCTACAGGCAGCCCTGCTCTGGATCCAGCTGCATCTCAAAGTTCCCCTCAGGGCCCCACCATGTCAGCTGCCCACCAGCCTCTGCTCCAGCAGCAGGGTAGTCCTCAGGACTCGCCTCCCTTCAGCCACCCCCATAGCTTGAGCCCCTTAATGGAACCAGGCGAAGGCCTGGTGTATGATCCCTACATGAGCCACCACCACTACACCCAACACCTTCCCCCTGGATctcacctccaccaccagctccaACATCCCCAGCCTCATGAAGCTTCTGCCAGCGGCCTGGGCTTCAGCTACCCTCTAGGCTGTGAGCAGCAGGTCCTGGGGCATTCCACTGAGGCTCTTCTCCCAGAGCAGTATGAGTTCCCCCTGGACCCCGCCTTGCTGCCCCCACCTGCTCCAGGAGAGGCTGAAGCTGGAGCTGTGGCTGGGGTTTTGGCTGGTCCGGGGCAGTCAGACAGCCTGGGCCTGCCCGAGCTGCAGAGCTCCCTCCTGGACAGTGAAATGATGGAGACCGTGGACTCCCAGCATGGCTTCGTACTGGTCAACTAA